From Cellulomonas fimi ATCC 484, a single genomic window includes:
- a CDS encoding ClbS/DfsB family four-helix bundle protein has translation MPRPTTKDQLLAAAASRFDALTALIDSMTDDERDAAFDFAPDHRRTEAHWSRDKNLRDVLVHLHEWHLLLLEWVATNERGVARPFLPEPYTWKTYGQMNEEIWARHQATPLPHARELLDSSHARVTEMIERFTDAELFEKQHFAWTGTTTLGSYCVSATSSHYDWAAKKLRVHLSSRAPSRATRRASAVPTAP, from the coding sequence ATGCCCCGACCGACCACGAAGGACCAGCTGCTCGCCGCGGCGGCATCGCGTTTCGACGCCCTCACCGCACTGATCGACTCGATGACCGACGACGAGCGCGACGCGGCGTTCGACTTCGCCCCCGACCACCGCCGCACGGAAGCGCACTGGAGCCGCGACAAGAACCTGCGTGACGTGCTCGTGCACCTGCACGAATGGCACCTGCTCCTCCTGGAGTGGGTCGCGACCAACGAACGGGGCGTCGCGCGGCCCTTCCTGCCGGAGCCGTACACCTGGAAGACCTACGGCCAGATGAACGAGGAGATCTGGGCCCGGCACCAGGCGACGCCTCTGCCGCACGCCCGTGAGCTGCTCGACTCCAGTCACGCCCGGGTGACGGAGATGATCGAACGGTTCACCGACGCCGAGCTGTTCGAGAAGCAGCACTTCGCCTGGACCGGGACGACGACGCTCGGTTCCTACTGCGTATCGGCGACGTCGAGCCACTACGACTGGGCCGCCAAGAAGCTCCGCGTCCACCTGTCGTCGCGCGCACCGAGCCGGGCGACGCGCCGCGCATCCGCCGTGCCGACCGCACCCTGA